In Kordia antarctica, the following proteins share a genomic window:
- a CDS encoding DMT family transporter has product MLKKAIQFMIISAIAFAFLNAIVKYLGDFNAYEIVFFRSIGTLVFTIPFLLKHKISIYGNKRTLLIIRGIVGVISMALFFMSLKYLSMGSAVSLRYISPIFAAVFALVLLKEKIKHIQWLFFLIAFCGVLVLKGFDTQIGTTGLLLALASAFFSGLVFIVIRKIGNRDHPVVIVNYFMMVAVLVGGVLCIPYWKTPIGWEWVLLLSLGIFGYIGQLYMTKALQLAETNKAAPLKYIEVIFTMLIGLSWFHESYTLWSLLGIILIVIGLTLNTYTKSAK; this is encoded by the coding sequence ATGCTCAAGAAAGCCATTCAATTTATGATTATAAGCGCAATAGCGTTTGCTTTTCTGAATGCAATTGTGAAGTATTTGGGTGATTTTAATGCATATGAAATTGTATTTTTCAGATCGATTGGGACGTTGGTTTTTACTATTCCATTTTTATTAAAACATAAGATTTCTATCTATGGAAATAAAAGAACATTATTAATTATTCGCGGAATTGTTGGCGTAATATCGATGGCATTATTTTTTATGTCGCTAAAGTATTTATCTATGGGTTCGGCGGTTTCCTTACGCTATATCTCTCCTATTTTTGCAGCTGTTTTCGCGTTAGTTTTACTCAAAGAAAAAATCAAACATATACAATGGTTATTTTTCCTGATTGCCTTTTGTGGCGTGTTGGTTTTAAAAGGATTTGATACACAAATTGGCACCACAGGATTGTTACTTGCACTCGCGTCTGCCTTTTTTAGTGGATTGGTTTTTATTGTGATTCGAAAAATTGGAAACAGGGATCATCCTGTCGTAATTGTCAATTATTTTATGATGGTTGCCGTATTGGTTGGTGGAGTTTTGTGTATTCCGTATTGGAAAACACCCATTGGTTGGGAATGGGTTTTGTTGTTGAGTTTAGGGATTTTTGGCTACATCGGACAATTGTACATGACAAAAGCGTTGCAACTAGCAGAAACTAACAAAGCTGCGCCATTAAAGTACATTGAAGTTATTTTTACAATGCTGATTGGGCTGAGTTGGTTTCACGAATCGTACACACTTTGGAGTTTGCTCGGAATTATTTTAATTGTCATTGGATTGACGTTGAATACGTATACGAAGTCTGCTAAATAG
- a CDS encoding glycosyltransferase family 2 protein: MNLELSIVMPCLNEAETLEICIKKAQSFFEKHNVHGEVVIADNGSTDGSQAIAERLNARVVPVPEKGYGNALKGGIKAANGTYIIMGDADDSYDFSSLELFIEKLREGNDLVIGNRFKGGVKKGAMPFLHKYLGNPVLSFIGRLFFNIKIGDFHCGLRGFSKEAFAKMNLNTTGMEFASEMIVKSKLNGLSIVEVPTILHPDGRTRPPHLNTWRDGWRHLRFLLLYSPRWLFLYPAFLLIIVGLILSTILIIKPITFGGIVFDVHTLLYTASSVVVGFQFLAFYALTKIFAVENGLLPKSDRYNKLFKYFNLEKGLLVGFLALAVGIYLSVHGLFAWKATSFSDLKPAETLRIIVPAVFTIMLGLQIILFSFFFSILGLKQKVN; this comes from the coding sequence ATGAATCTTGAATTATCAATAGTGATGCCGTGTCTAAATGAAGCTGAGACACTCGAAATATGTATCAAAAAAGCACAATCTTTTTTTGAAAAACATAACGTACACGGAGAAGTTGTAATTGCAGATAATGGAAGTACAGATGGTTCGCAAGCAATTGCAGAAAGACTAAATGCGCGTGTTGTTCCTGTTCCCGAAAAAGGATATGGAAATGCACTAAAAGGCGGAATTAAAGCTGCAAATGGAACATACATTATTATGGGCGATGCGGATGATAGTTATGACTTTTCATCGTTGGAATTATTCATTGAAAAACTCCGAGAAGGCAACGATTTAGTCATAGGAAATCGCTTTAAAGGCGGTGTAAAAAAGGGTGCGATGCCGTTTCTACATAAATATCTTGGTAATCCTGTGTTATCTTTCATTGGACGCTTATTTTTCAACATAAAAATTGGTGATTTTCATTGCGGTTTGCGTGGTTTCTCTAAAGAGGCTTTCGCTAAGATGAATCTCAACACAACGGGAATGGAATTTGCTTCCGAAATGATTGTAAAATCGAAACTCAACGGACTTTCCATTGTGGAAGTTCCTACCATATTACATCCTGATGGACGTACGCGTCCGCCACATTTAAACACGTGGCGCGATGGTTGGCGACACTTACGTTTTCTATTATTATACAGTCCAAGATGGTTATTTTTATATCCTGCATTTTTACTCATTATCGTAGGATTGATACTTTCTACAATACTAATTATAAAACCAATAACTTTCGGCGGAATTGTTTTTGACGTACATACATTATTATACACGGCAAGTTCGGTAGTTGTCGGATTTCAATTTTTAGCTTTCTATGCACTGACCAAAATTTTTGCTGTCGAAAATGGATTGTTGCCCAAAAGTGATCGGTACAACAAATTATTCAAATACTTCAATTTGGAAAAAGGTTTGCTAGTTGGTTTTCTAGCGTTAGCCGTTGGAATTTATTTAAGTGTTCACGGATTATTCGCTTGGAAAGCTACAAGTTTTAGCGATTTAAAACCTGCAGAAACACTTCGAATTATTGTTCCTGCGGTTTTTACGATTATGTTAGGACTTCAAATTATACTGTTTAGTTTCTTTTTTAGTATTTTGGGTTTGAAGCAGAAAGTGAATTAA
- a CDS encoding eCIS core domain-containing protein, with the protein MKTHLSKKSTEKTHQTAVAHSVDRTSKNKGVSLEDNRASAIVQQKQIDAIQSEIPLQKKKNNTGLPDKLKSGMENLSGHSLDDVKVHYNSSKPAQLNAHAYAQGKNIHLASGQEKHLPHEAWHVVQQKQGRVQPTIQSKGVAINDDKGLEKEADVMGAKALQRKENKNDKTFRNNSNSQISITAKNIVSHSGDTVQRNFAPSFEGNVKATKITKDVFDVFTDGQNIIIKFNGELDKDSLADNTLRAAGAKAPESSTMDANYLLTKIPDDKNGGNSLLIEKLKAFKGKKVLVAEKIEGEALGPNPTDPSESTKECLKDPQFAYDLGRVAAYDVLIGNQDRILIGLNLGNMMTQTKDGIPQIDNQMSDNKIYLEKVVKMRNIFSSFMKNEESEFAAKTKKRIKEISGIDIDTSSFQRGFVTVINSIVLKQFRISHFLYSQAKDEKNKTMRKNLNQLSDAVQVIPEHYLSAKKLEKEKLLGGIKKEKSQIVQKEKPKTGFFPNLFKK; encoded by the coding sequence ATGAAAACACATCTTTCAAAAAAATCAACAGAAAAAACGCATCAAACGGCTGTAGCACATAGCGTTGATCGTACCTCAAAAAATAAGGGTGTTTCATTGGAAGATAATCGTGCGTCTGCAATTGTTCAACAAAAACAAATAGATGCAATACAGTCTGAAATTCCTCTTCAAAAAAAGAAAAATAATACAGGTTTGCCTGATAAATTAAAATCAGGAATGGAAAATCTATCAGGTCATTCTTTAGATGATGTAAAGGTGCATTACAACTCATCAAAACCTGCACAATTAAACGCACATGCATATGCGCAAGGAAAAAACATTCACTTAGCTTCTGGTCAAGAAAAACACTTGCCGCATGAAGCTTGGCACGTTGTTCAGCAAAAACAAGGACGCGTACAACCTACGATACAATCAAAAGGTGTGGCTATCAATGATGATAAAGGCTTGGAAAAAGAAGCTGATGTTATGGGCGCGAAAGCGTTGCAACGGAAGGAGAATAAAAATGATAAAACTTTTAGGAACAATAGCAATTCACAAATAAGTATTACAGCAAAAAATATAGTTTCGCATTCTGGAGATACGGTTCAGAGAAATTTTGCACCCTCTTTTGAAGGAAATGTGAAAGCTACTAAAATTACGAAAGATGTATTTGACGTATTTACGGATGGTCAAAATATTATTATCAAATTCAATGGCGAATTGGATAAAGATTCCTTAGCAGATAATACATTACGTGCCGCAGGTGCAAAAGCTCCTGAAAGTTCTACTATGGATGCTAACTACTTGCTAACCAAAATCCCTGATGATAAGAATGGAGGCAATTCATTACTTATAGAAAAGCTTAAAGCTTTTAAAGGTAAAAAAGTTCTTGTTGCTGAGAAAATAGAAGGAGAAGCTCTAGGTCCTAATCCAACTGATCCTTCTGAGTCAACGAAGGAATGTTTGAAAGACCCACAATTTGCTTATGATTTAGGAAGAGTAGCTGCTTATGATGTACTTATTGGTAATCAAGACCGCATATTGATAGGCCTTAATTTAGGGAATATGATGACGCAAACTAAAGATGGAATTCCTCAAATTGACAATCAAATGAGCGACAATAAAATTTACTTAGAAAAGGTTGTGAAAATGAGAAACATATTCTCTAGCTTTATGAAGAATGAAGAATCTGAATTTGCTGCAAAAACGAAAAAAAGAATAAAAGAAATTTCTGGAATTGATATTGATACTTCAAGTTTTCAACGTGGGTTTGTTACCGTCATAAACTCTATAGTATTAAAACAGTTTAGAATTAGTCATTTTTTATACTCACAAGCAAAAGATGAAAAAAATAAAACAATGCGGAAGAATTTAAATCAATTATCAGATGCTGTACAAGTGATTCCTGAGCATTACCTTTCTGCAAAAAAATTGGAAAAGGAAAAGTTATTAGGTGGAATAAAAAAAGAAAAGAGCCAAATAGTGCAAAAAGAAAAACCTAAAACAGGATTTTTTCCTAATCTTTTCAAAAAATAG
- a CDS encoding methyltransferase domain-containing protein encodes MNSVATKEYWSQRYKDESTGWDIGLPSTPIKEYIDQLSDKNLKILIPGAGNAYEAEYLFQQGFTNVFILDISEIPLKEFQQRNPKFPAENLLCDDFFKHNETYDLIIEQTFFCSFPPLPATRKQYAKHMSALLHANGKLVGLWFDFPLTGDLEKRPFGGSKDEYLSYFEPFFNIKTFQKAHNSISPRAGNELFGIFVKS; translated from the coding sequence ATGAATTCTGTTGCAACAAAAGAATATTGGTCACAACGGTATAAAGACGAAAGTACAGGTTGGGACATTGGTTTGCCATCAACTCCGATAAAAGAATATATAGATCAATTATCTGATAAGAATCTTAAGATTTTAATTCCAGGTGCGGGAAATGCTTACGAAGCCGAATACCTTTTTCAACAAGGATTTACAAATGTTTTTATTTTAGATATTTCTGAAATTCCTCTGAAAGAATTTCAACAACGAAATCCTAAATTCCCTGCTGAAAATTTACTTTGCGACGATTTCTTCAAACACAACGAAACCTACGATTTAATCATTGAACAAACCTTTTTCTGTTCGTTTCCGCCTTTGCCAGCAACTAGAAAACAGTATGCAAAACACATGTCAGCGTTGCTTCATGCGAACGGAAAATTAGTCGGATTGTGGTTTGATTTTCCCTTAACTGGCGATTTAGAAAAACGCCCATTTGGTGGAAGCAAAGATGAATATCTAAGTTATTTTGAACCTTTTTTCAACATAAAAACATTTCAAAAAGCACACAATTCCATTTCTCCACGAGCTGGAAATGAATTGTTTGGAATTTTTGTGAAATCATAA
- a CDS encoding SGNH/GDSL hydrolase family protein — protein sequence MPKKLKIILINISFLLIGILLIELIFGGWFNNSNQLSNLGIIRDAKFQFDVSHLYDTKNPTITYSRDKFGLRGISSFNQPEKINILTVGGSTTDQRYIDDSKTWQEVLEKAYKTNNEEVYISNAGVDGQSTYGHLKSFELWFSKIEKLQPEIIIFYVGINDFYRISSDSEYDNIQQLENRGLKSHIKDKSVIYNVYRKLKGIQKAKKHEVGHHKIDFSTINYTKESVIDEKLIDLYSIKNLEAFKSRLNKLIAYSEKMGAIPIFITQPAFTYKIRNGEVFGIEEVKYLEEKYAYNGVGYYKLLNKLNEVIREVSEPVLVIDITNDEDWKAEDFYDYYHMSEVGAEKLGNKIYEKLHQIEFVK from the coding sequence ATGCCCAAAAAACTAAAAATTATACTCATCAATATTTCCTTTCTTCTGATTGGAATACTTTTGATTGAACTTATTTTTGGCGGTTGGTTCAACAATAGCAATCAATTGAGCAATTTGGGAATCATCAGAGATGCAAAATTTCAATTTGACGTAAGTCATTTATACGATACCAAAAATCCGACAATAACGTATTCAAGAGACAAATTTGGATTGCGTGGAATTTCTTCTTTCAATCAGCCAGAAAAAATAAATATCCTCACCGTTGGCGGAAGCACAACCGATCAACGCTACATTGACGATTCCAAAACGTGGCAAGAAGTCTTGGAAAAAGCATACAAAACTAACAATGAAGAAGTCTATATTTCCAATGCTGGCGTAGACGGACAATCTACATATGGACATTTGAAAAGTTTTGAACTTTGGTTTTCTAAAATTGAAAAATTGCAACCTGAAATTATCATTTTTTATGTCGGAATCAATGATTTTTATAGAATAAGTAGTGATTCGGAATACGATAATATTCAACAATTAGAAAATCGCGGACTTAAAAGTCACATCAAAGACAAATCGGTTATATACAATGTGTATCGAAAACTCAAAGGAATTCAAAAAGCAAAAAAACACGAAGTTGGACATCATAAAATAGATTTTTCAACTATAAACTACACAAAAGAATCAGTTATAGACGAAAAACTAATCGATTTATATAGCATAAAAAATTTAGAAGCTTTCAAATCACGACTCAATAAATTAATTGCCTACTCAGAAAAAATGGGCGCAATTCCTATTTTTATCACGCAACCAGCATTTACATACAAAATCCGAAATGGCGAAGTCTTTGGAATAGAAGAAGTGAAATATCTTGAAGAAAAATACGCGTATAATGGCGTTGGTTATTACAAATTACTCAACAAATTGAACGAAGTAATTAGAGAAGTTTCAGAGCCAGTATTAGTCATCGATATCACAAATGATGAAGACTGGAAAGCAGAAGATTTTTACGATTATTACCACATGTCGGAAGTTGGCGCTGAAAAATTGGGAAACAAAATCTACGAAAAACTTCATCAAATTGAATTTGTCAAATAA
- a CDS encoding DUF6503 family protein: MKTTQLFLIITLFIGLMACETKEKSTPKTTTTVSETTQKETPKTVDKATQIIQETIKAHGGNLYDQANYSFVFRGKKYRFRNDGNSYTYEVESTKDDETTRDILANGKFSRFINTKKIELSEKKITSATGAINSVIYFATLPHKLNDAAVHKKFVEETIIKNQKYDVLEITFSEESGGEDFDDEYYYWINQKTKKIDYLAYNYQVNGGGVRFRSAYNTRVVYGITFQDYINYKAEVGTPLKELPALYEKGKLKELSKIETENVLNLKK; encoded by the coding sequence ATGAAAACAACTCAACTATTTTTGATTATTACATTGTTTATCGGTTTGATGGCGTGTGAAACTAAGGAGAAATCAACTCCAAAAACAACTACAACTGTTTCAGAAACTACACAAAAAGAAACTCCGAAAACTGTAGACAAAGCAACGCAAATTATACAAGAAACCATTAAAGCGCATGGCGGAAACTTGTACGATCAGGCGAATTATTCGTTTGTATTTCGTGGAAAAAAATATCGTTTCAGAAATGACGGAAATTCATATACTTACGAAGTAGAAAGCACAAAAGATGATGAAACTACACGTGACATTTTAGCTAATGGAAAATTTTCACGTTTCATCAATACTAAAAAAATAGAACTATCTGAAAAGAAAATTACAAGTGCTACTGGAGCGATAAACTCCGTAATTTACTTTGCAACTTTGCCGCATAAATTAAACGATGCAGCAGTTCATAAAAAATTCGTAGAAGAAACAATCATCAAGAATCAAAAATATGATGTATTGGAAATCACGTTTTCTGAAGAAAGTGGCGGCGAAGATTTTGATGATGAATACTATTATTGGATCAATCAAAAGACAAAAAAGATAGACTATTTAGCGTATAATTATCAAGTAAATGGTGGTGGCGTTCGTTTCAGAAGTGCTTACAATACACGTGTTGTTTATGGAATTACGTTTCAGGATTATATCAATTACAAAGCGGAAGTTGGAACGCCATTAAAAGAGTTGCCAGCATTGTATGAAAAAGGAAAATTGAAAGAATTATCAAAAATAGAAACAGAAAACGTACTTAATTTAAAGAAGTAA
- a CDS encoding ATP-binding protein, producing the protein METNEYISSLYEEIDWLQNVINQVISSYLQHEGAETHWTELPMPDLSEVDSPFATTVTEWNLTNVERLALALAIVPHIRPEVLDIFFGQNKIYNRGFTEFGGVIDKGHSGFLPTGQTLFFLITALNPEWRLQVLSLFENDHIFQKEQVVDIEATENYIPKYNGVLSINHRWLQFFITGEKPKLEHSSTFPAQKITTNLDWEDMVLSPAIEDQVAELKTWLHHKDTLLDDWGLSKHLKPGYRALFYGPPGTGKTLTVSLLGKNLGLDVYRVDLSMIVSKYIGETEKNLSRIFDTAAHQNWILFFDEADALFGKRTQANSSNDRHANQQTAYLLQRIEDFPGFIILASNLKDNMDSAFSRRFQSIINFKMPTKEERVKLWQKAFSGMCTLSPEIDLNTIAENYELAGGAIINVLRYCALAAIQRGDTVVNKQELLTGIRRELKKENKTITKI; encoded by the coding sequence ATGGAAACTAACGAATATATAAGTTCGCTTTATGAAGAAATTGATTGGTTGCAAAATGTCATCAATCAAGTAATCAGTAGCTATTTGCAACATGAAGGCGCAGAAACACATTGGACAGAACTTCCAATGCCTGATTTGTCAGAAGTAGATTCGCCTTTTGCAACTACCGTAACCGAATGGAATTTGACCAATGTGGAACGCTTGGCTTTAGCACTTGCCATTGTGCCGCACATTCGTCCTGAAGTATTGGATATTTTCTTTGGTCAGAATAAAATTTATAACAGAGGTTTTACAGAATTTGGTGGTGTTATTGATAAAGGACATAGTGGATTTTTGCCGACAGGACAAACCTTATTTTTTCTAATTACAGCGTTGAATCCTGAATGGCGATTGCAAGTACTTTCGCTTTTTGAAAACGATCATATTTTTCAAAAAGAACAAGTAGTTGATATTGAAGCAACCGAAAATTACATTCCAAAATACAATGGTGTTTTGAGTATAAATCATCGGTGGTTGCAGTTTTTTATTACAGGCGAAAAGCCAAAATTAGAACACAGCAGTACATTTCCAGCGCAAAAAATAACGACCAATTTAGATTGGGAAGATATGGTGTTGAGTCCTGCAATTGAAGATCAGGTTGCAGAATTAAAAACATGGCTGCATCATAAAGATACATTGTTGGACGATTGGGGATTATCCAAACATTTAAAACCTGGTTACAGAGCTTTATTTTATGGTCCACCAGGCACAGGAAAAACCTTAACGGTTTCGTTATTGGGTAAAAACTTAGGGTTAGATGTGTATCGGGTAGATTTATCAATGATTGTTTCCAAATATATTGGAGAAACTGAAAAAAACCTGTCGCGAATATTTGATACAGCGGCGCATCAAAATTGGATTCTGTTTTTTGATGAAGCAGATGCTTTATTTGGCAAACGTACACAAGCAAATTCGTCTAACGATAGACATGCCAATCAGCAAACGGCATATTTATTACAACGTATTGAAGATTTCCCAGGATTCATCATTCTGGCGTCAAATCTAAAAGATAATATGGATAGTGCATTTTCAAGACGATTTCAATCGATCATCAACTTCAAAATGCCAACAAAAGAAGAACGTGTAAAACTTTGGCAAAAAGCATTTTCGGGCATGTGTACATTATCTCCTGAAATTGATTTAAATACAATTGCTGAAAACTATGAACTCGCAGGTGGCGCAATTATCAATGTGCTTCGTTATTGCGCATTGGCAGCGATACAACGTGGCGATACTGTGGTAAACAAACAAGAATTACTCACAGGAATTAGAAGAGAATTGAAAAAGGAGAATAAAACCATCACAAAAATTTAA
- a CDS encoding N-acetylmuramoyl-L-alanine amidase translates to MQATSISSHESNFFKTGEDSAGKKFDLTEMSVPIKGTDEVMEYTNCRTKNGDKSFYYEERNTKTQIVLHFTAGYLKGDVAALTQPNNHVSTPFIIARNGTILSMWSSGFWSYHLGKGAIGGNKNGCKRTIGIEISNIGYLKKIGDTLMTVYSDKDDYCELEEEYYHTKLDTPFRGQEYYATFSEKQYDSLIVLLRYLTAEYNIPRAFLPEEKRYEVGSVNELPNFKGITSHINYRTSGKWDIGPAFDWERVIQGVNS, encoded by the coding sequence ATGCAAGCTACAAGTATCTCTAGTCACGAAAGTAACTTTTTTAAAACAGGAGAAGATTCTGCTGGAAAAAAATTCGACTTAACAGAAATGTCCGTTCCAATCAAAGGCACCGATGAAGTCATGGAGTATACAAACTGTAGAACAAAAAACGGAGATAAATCATTTTATTACGAAGAAAGAAATACCAAAACTCAAATTGTATTACACTTTACTGCAGGCTACTTAAAAGGTGATGTAGCAGCCTTAACACAGCCTAATAATCATGTATCTACACCTTTCATTATAGCAAGAAACGGAACTATTTTAAGTATGTGGTCGTCTGGTTTTTGGTCGTATCATTTAGGAAAAGGCGCTATTGGAGGAAATAAAAACGGATGTAAAAGAACCATTGGTATAGAAATTTCTAATATTGGCTATTTAAAAAAAATTGGAGATACATTAATGACGGTTTACAGTGATAAAGATGATTATTGTGAGCTTGAAGAAGAGTATTATCATACAAAATTAGATACGCCATTTAGAGGACAAGAATATTATGCAACATTTTCAGAAAAACAGTATGATAGCTTGATAGTTTTGCTTCGTTATTTAACGGCTGAGTATAATATTCCAAGAGCATTTTTACCTGAAGAAAAAAGATATGAAGTCGGCTCGGTAAATGAGTTACCTAATTTTAAAGGAATTACTTCACACATAAATTATAGAACTTCTGGCAAATGGGATATTGGACCTGCATTTGATTGGGAAAGAGTTATTCAAGGAGTTAATTCTTAA